In a genomic window of Vanessa tameamea isolate UH-Manoa-2023 chromosome 31, ilVanTame1 primary haplotype, whole genome shotgun sequence:
- the LOC113391394 gene encoding uncharacterized protein LOC113391394, which yields MEIHDVSINVKMDTHNMHEAPVIHDANIAHVKMDSHLHELPVSHIQIPLSQPAPMAQPVDQNIPQNPDQTTSEDLLKPRIEKKKKEAIDGQAREIIYKVIKFFESEKQNRGYAFPVENVVKRACAATGLSESTIKRIKREGLRAEATHTKMAGPKKKRVRKTKVQLDYFQLCALRGIVNSYSMRKEVPTLGKILAAAKHELNYRGGKESLRLILLNKLGIKFKKCEKKNKKPPEQNQQPMQQMPNVMAHLPMQQMKPESQCIYTNMMPQVPPVSY from the coding sequence ATGGAAATACATGATGTCTCGATAAATGTGAAAATGGACACCCATAATATGCACGAAGCGCCTGTAATACATGACGCGAACATTGCACACGTTAAAATGGATTCACATTTACACGAACTGCCTGTATCGCACATACAGATACCGTTATCCCAACCAGCGCCTATGGCTCAGCCAGTGGACCAAAACATACCGCAAAATCCTGATCAAACAACATCGGAGGACCTTTTGAAACCTCGAATCGAGAAGAAGAAGAAGGAAGCAATTGACGGACAAGCTAgagaaataatttacaaagttattAAATTCTTTGAAAGTGAAAAACAAAACAGAGGTTACGCGTTTCCTGTTGAAAACGTTGTAAAACGCGCTTGTGCAGCGACAGGATTGTCAGAGAGTACGATAAAACGCATAAAGAGGGAAGGACTACGCGCTGAAGCTACTCATACGAAAATGGCCGGTCCTAAAAAGAAAAGAGTTCGCAAAACAAAGGTACAATTAGATTATTTCCAACTGTGTGCACTAAGAGGCATAGTTAACAGTTATTCGATGCGTAAAGAAGTTCCTACGTTAGGTAAAATACTGGCCGCTGCTAAACATGAACTTAATTATCGTGGTGGTAAAGAGTCGTTGcggttaatattgttaaataaactaGGTATTAAGTTTAAGAAATGCgagaagaaaaacaaaaaaccgCCCGAACAAAATCAACAGCCCATGCAGCAAATGCCAAATGTTATGGCACATTTGCCGATGCAACAAATGAAACCTGAGAGTCAGTGTATCTACACAAATATGATGCCGCAGGTTCCGCCTGTCTCCTACTAA
- the LOC113391375 gene encoding PR domain zinc finger protein 5-like produces MKRKKIDISEYCRGCLSKGRRLIPIDNLFHVFIKIMDGEIPNIADLVNVPKMCWECRAILRNTEHFIGKAKTAHDFFTGTSKKLVQAQSLSNLTSVIKNYNADEIFNDYEIEINVKIDDISLQTDTQLDVDLKEEYLSDDEKIDTDFNEDIKEEPHETEGNVKEETDIQSLKSEDFKNTVKEQIRKEKPKSMKSKYKFICLQQGNTDNPPSFKKMPINEEERIYWREQDKTARNYRCMPYKCDLCITGYAKLKYYNQHVGKFHSEAIGKFECDICKKRLINKSKLTSHIRNHYIKYVCLVCQYENHRKWKMTAHLSYAHKRAVMCLTCGLKFEKNIDFYKHYNVLHAQVICDYCGKKWSNKQRLIRHIRMRHYEHRCDICNRNYSSFDTLAHHTKLNHVKSRTEECYCVECNIQFENITRYTMHLKNSVKHKTFVGVPCPECNKVYHKKTSMNNHYKYVHLKKTAHYCEKCSRYFLNGYRLRQHQARTHDKIAPIKKKICPHCGRAFETNRILNNHVRTHTGERPFVCDVCSAKFTQKTALVVHQRSIHKIRK; encoded by the exons ATGAAACGGAAGAAAATTGATATAAGTGAATATTGTCGCGGCTGTTTATCGAAAGGCAGACGTTTGATTCCAATTGATAATCTATTTCATgtgtttatcaaaataatggATGGTGAAATTCCTAACATTGCAGATCTG GTTAACGTTCCAAAAATGTGTTGGGAATGTCGAGCTATTTTACGTAATACCGAACACTTTATAGGAAAAGCTAAAACTGCTCATGATTTTTTTACAGGGACAAGCAAAAAACTG GTTCAAGCCCAGAGTCTCTCGAATCTTACatcagtaataaaaaattacaacgcAGATGAAATATTCAATGATTACGAAATAGAAATTAATGTCAAGATCGACGACATTTCATTACAAACTGATACACAATTAGACGTTgatttaaaagaggaatattTATCTGACGATGAGAAAATCGATACAGATTTTAATGAGGATATCAAAGAAGAACCTCATGAAACAGAAGGTAATGTTAAAGAAGAAACAGATATCCAATCATTGAAGAGCGAAGactttaaaaatacagttaaagaacaaataagaaaagaaaaaccGAAATCGATGAaatccaaatataaatttatttgtcttcAACAAGGGAACACAGATAATCCTCCGTCGTTTAAAAAGATGCCAATAAATGAGGAGGAGAGGATATATTGGAGGGAACAGGATAAGACTGCGAGGAATTATCGTTGTATGCCATATAAATGTGACCTTTGTATCACTGGTTACGCAAAACTGAAGTACTACAATCAACATGTCGGGAAATTTCATTCTGAG GCGATCGGTAAATTCGAATGTGATATTTGTAAGAAAAGATTAATTAACAAAAGTAAGCTCACGAGTCATATCCGAAATCACTATATAAAGTACGTATGTCTGGTGTGTCAGTATGAGAACCATCGCAAGTGGAAGATGACCGCACATCTATCCTACGCTCACAAAAGAGCTGTTATGTGCTTGACGTGTGGTTTGAAGTTTGA aaaaaaCATAGATTTCTACAAACATTATAACGTTCTACATGCCCAAGTGATATGTGATTACTGTGGTAAGAAATGGAGCAATAAACAGCGTCTGATTAGGCATAtaag aaTGCGTCATTATGAACACAGATGTGATATCTGTAACCGTAATTACTCGTCCTTCGACACTCTCGCTCATCATACCAAATTGAACCACGTGAAATCGAGGACGGAGGAGTGTTACTGCGTCGAATGTAACATACAGTTTGAGAATATAACCCGGTATACCATGCATTTGAAGAATAGTGTCAAACACAAGACATTTGTTGG agTACCTTGTCCGGaatgtaataaagtttatcaCAAGAAAACTTCAATGAACAATCATTACAAATACGTGCATCTTAAGAAGACGGCACATTATTGTGAAAAATGTTCTAGG TACTTCCTCAATGGTTACCGCCTCCGTCAGCACCAAGCACGGACTCATGATAAAATAGCACCGATCAAAAAAAAGATTTGTCCCCATTGTGGGCGTGCATTTGAG ACCAATCGCATCCTAAATAACCATGTACGCACACACACTGGCGAGCGTCCCTTCGTGTGTGACGTCTGTTCAGCGAAGTTTACCCAAAAGACAGCTCTAGTTGTACATCAGCGatctatacataaaataagaaaataa
- the LOC113391378 gene encoding zinc finger protein ZFP2-like, translated as MSVKVELDTVCRGCLSNDRKIVPLKNNASLFFILIADQYIPKDSNYFNMYLCWECVAFLRKVALFQKQIQKSKDIFLDCWKQPKPMEPMSHLKMVHKNDYDLTIEYDEADIKLNELQYDKVIKEEMFDSFDNNTDLFDRSDYTDNIESKPVKEKKIKKKTKSKVKMTEVVYIDDERDRYMSQVQLSIKELEMLERNKRGRISGMSYRCNVLVKKMLAAKRRDVRRCDNSEPKCAQCEETLTTRKELQEHWQRHTITTYQCRFCGYHGDDSDDVMAHLKQKHNKIYKCKCGVEFRSIREYYKHNKNLHKKFDCDHCNRRFQSKATIEKHMLQCHLPYTCNICHRNYKSYKVLMNHYFVYHAESMRKVKQEKPYCVECDVTFENEYLYKRHLRSAVAHRPKMEVKVPCPDCGKVFSRKTYMTNHYNLVHVRKSKHYCEICDKYFITGYAIRTHKKFVHEKREKPKDKICEICDRGFFTNRVLINHRRTHTGERPYKCAYCPAAFAQRSAMKTHERTQHKNYINS; from the exons atgagcGTTAAAGTTGAATTAGATACCGTCTGTCGCGGTTGCTTGAGTAATGATCGTAAAATTGTACCTTTAAAGAATAACGCTAGcttattttttatccttataGCCGACCAATATATACCTAAA GATTCAAACTATTTCAATATGTATCTTTGCTGGGAGTGCGTCGCCTTTTTGAGGAAGGTGGCCCTGTTTCAGAAACAAATACAGAAATCGAAGGATATCTTCCTGGACTGTTGG aAACAACCAAAGCCAATGGAACCAATGTCGCATTTAAAAATGGTACATAAAAATGACTACGATCTTACAATAGAATATGATGAAGCTGACATCAAATTGAATGAATTACAATATGACAAAGTTATAAAAGAAGAGATGTTTGATAGTTTTGATAACAATACAGACCTATTTGATAGGTCGgattacacagataatatagaaTCTAAGCCAGTGAAggagaagaaaattaaaaaaaaaacaaaaagcaaaGTTAAAATGACAGAAGTCGTTTACATAGATGATGAGAGGGATAGATATATGTCTCAAGTTCAACTTAGTATTAAGGAATTGGAAATGTTAGAAAGAAACAAGAGAGGTAGAATTAGTGGAATGTCTTATCGTTGTAATGTTTTGGTTAAGAAAATGTTAGCTGCTAAACGGAGGGATGTTCGTCGCTGTGATAAT TCCGAGCCAAAATGCGCTCAGTGTGAAGAGACGCTAACAACTCGTAAAGAACTGCAGGAACACTGGCAACGTCATACGATAACAACATACCAGTGTCGCTTCTGCGGCTACCACGGGGACGACAGCGATGACGTCATGGCTCATCTCAAACAGAAGCACAACAAGATATACAAATGCAAATGTGGCGTGGAGTTCCGTAGCATACGCGAGTACTATAAACACAATAAGAATTTGCATAAGAAATTTGATTGCGACCATTGCAACCGTCGGTTTCAATCGAAGGCGACGATTGAGAAACACATGCT ccaGTGCCACTTACCGTATACGTGCAACATTTGCCACCGTAACTACAAGAGTTACAAAGTATTAATGAATCACTATTTCGTGTATCACGCGGAAAGTATGAGGAAAGTTAAACAAGAGAAGCCGTACTGTGTCGAATGTGACGTCACGTTCGAAAACGAATATCTTTACAAGCGTCACCTCAGGTCCGCCGTCGCCCATCGACCCAAAATGGAAGTGAA AGTACCTTGTCCGGACTGCGGCAAAGTGTTCAGTCGTAAGACTTACATGAccaatcattataatttagttcACGTGAGAAAATCGAAGCATTACTGCGAAATATGTGACAAG tactTCATAACCGGCTACGCGATACGCACCCACAAGAAATTCGTTCACGAAAAACGAGAAAAACCGAAGGATAAAATTTGTGAAATATGCGACAGAGGATTTTTT acGAACCGTGTGCTCATTAACCACAGAAGGACACACACAGGCGAGAGACCCTATAAATGTGCATACTGCCCAGCTGCATTTGCACAGAGATCCGCTATGAAAACACACGAACGAACTCAACACAAGAATTACATAAACAGCTGA
- the LOC113391372 gene encoding zinc finger protein 570-like, producing the protein MSYKWCAVPECTNTSLKTPEKLFVSVPKNVEVRRKWLQLARRDPNDISSSSNIFFCEDHFDMEKDMANYYQYKMGFSQKIILKEKVLPSKFHCHSDPYRSTFVKRQRMEVVRQPKITKTEPTATTVVEPCTKDFHNNQVLEYKIKLEEEFCYDALETNEPLLDVNVDMKLESELHIKDEIKMEEDHPQCHICLSVGRKMFPIGKYEEIYKRLLYDEYQDHGDVTFDATLVCWECNALLRNVEQFQNRIRQANEMLQMQQNIVSLSSLTTVVFSDSSPNSIYLSEENTRYQMNSENDDQIKDHGGTSDKDSVGEDEPLEELTNEEEETPKEKTVDRNKWAKRRVLVNREPKFRMIEDFSEMFKKVSFSIKILQEVLEERRKQECYTNSEFRCSSCIRRFDNRETLMEHNIQYHDKSVGIHVCDICRSRFADVQSLSSHLFSHYYMFYCKLCDYKCYSEDDTRIHARAQHGSKAMECLKCNGLFSARREFYKHYRDVHETHICDYCGLRYKLKDSLITHIRKKHSTRDCNICKKTFARYNSLWLHNKVHHGPPSATAYCVECDVEYADPYRYKWHLANSVRHRPREAVRPTRSSPTTRARTRSVSSRPHIAPHASRTNACWRRT; encoded by the exons atgagTTACAAATGGTGTGCCGTTCCAGAATGTACAAATACATCGTTAAAAACTCCGGAAAAACTATTTGTAAGTGTTCCAAAGAATGTCGAAGTGCGCCGAAAGTGGTTGCAACTTGCTCGGAGGGATCCCAATGACATATCGAGTAgttcaaatattttcttctgTGAAGACCATTTCGAT ATGGAAAAGGACATGGCAAATTACTATCAGTACAAAATGGGTTTCAGccagaaaataattttgaaagaaaaagttTTGCCCTCTAAATTTCATTGCCATTCAGATCCTTACCGATCCACATTTGTCAAACGGCAAAGAATGGAAGTTGTTCGACAACCTAAAATAACCAAAACTGAGCCTACTGCTACTACTGTAGTTGAACCTTGCACAAAAG attttCATAATAATCAAGTTTTGGAATACAAGATAAAATTGGAAGAGGAATTTTGTTATGATGCCCTGGAGACAAATGAACCATTACTTGATGTAAATGTGGATATG AAACTCGAAAGCGAGTTGCACATCAAAGATGAAATCAAAATGGAGGAGGATCACCCGCAATGCCACATTTGTCTCAGCGTCGGTCGGAAGATGTTTCCGATTGGCAAATACGAAGAGATCTATAAGAGGTTACTGTACGACGAATATCAGGACCAT GGTGATGTTACATTCGACGCGACGCTCGTCTGTTGGGAGTGTAACGCGTTGCTGCGGAACGTCGAACAGTTTCAGAATAGAATCAGACAGGCTAACGAGATGCTGCAGATGCAACAA aATATAGTCTCGCTATCCAGTTTGACGACAGTTGTGTTCAGTGACTCGAGTCCAAACAGTATATACTTGTCAGAGGAAAATACACGATACCAGATGAACAGCGAGAACGATGACCAAATCAAAGATCACGGAGGCACGTCTGACAAAGATTCTGTAGGTGAAGACGAACCTCTGGAAGAACTAACAAACGAGGAAGAAGAAACGCCTAAAGAGAAAACGGTTGATAGGAACAAATGGGCGAAGAGACGCGTGCTTGTAAACAGAGAACCAAAGTTCAGAATGATTGAAGATTTTAGTGAAATGTTCAAGAAGGTTTCGTTCAGTATTAAGATATTGCAAGAGGTTTTAGAAGAACGCAGGAAGCAGGAATGTTATACGAATAGCGAGTTCAGATGTTCGTCGTGTATACGAAGATTTGATAATAGAGAAACTTTGATGGAACACAACATTCAGTATCACGATAAG AGCGTCGGCATCCACGTTTGCGACATTTGCCGATCGAGGTTCGCCGACGTACAGAGTCTGTCGTCGCATCTGTTCAGCCATTACTACATGTTCTACTGCAAGCTGTGTGATTACAAGTGCTACAGCGAGGACGACACGAGAATCCATGCGCGTGCGCAGCACGGGAGTAAGGCGATGGAGTGTCTCAAGTGTAACGGACTGTTCAG CGCTCGTCGTGAGTTCTACAAACATTACAGAGACGTCCACGAGACGCACATCTGTGACTATTGTGGGCTAAGATACAAGTTGAAGGACAGTCTCATCACCCATATAAG GAAAAAACACTCAACACGAGACTGCAATATCTGTAAGAAGACATTCGCCCGTTACAACAGCCTGTGGCTGCACAACAAAGTGCACCACGGACCGCCATCGGCGACGGCTTACTGCGTCGAGTGCGATGTCGAATACGCCGACCCGTATCGCTACAAGTGGCACTTGGCGAACAGTGTTAGACACAGGCCGAGGGAGGCTGTGAG ACCAACAAGATCCTCGCCAACCACACGCGCACGCACACGCAGCGTCAGCTCGCGTCCCCACATTGCCCCGCACGCTTCGCGCACAAACGCGTGCTGGCGTCGCACATGA